CGGACGTGCATGATCGCGTGGTAGGCGTCGTAGAGCGCGGGCCGGATGAGCTCGGTCATGGCGCCATCGACGATGACGAAGCGCTTGTCGGCCTGCTCCTTGACGAAGATCACGCGCGTGAGCAGCCCGCCCGCGTCGCCGACCAGCGCGCGGCCCGGCTCGACGATGAGCTCCAGGCCGAGCTTCGCGGCGCCGCCCGCCTCGAGGCCCTCGGCGATGGCGGCGCCGAAGTTCGGCCAGGGCGCGTGCTCGGCGTCCTCGTCCCCGTAGCGGATGGGCCAGCCGCCGCCCGCGTCGATGCAGCGGAGCTCGGCCCCCGCCTCGACGCACTCCACCGCGAAGCGCGCGAGGATCTCGGTCGCGTCCCGCATCGGGTCCGGGCCGCCCAGCTGGCTGCCGATGTGGCAGGCGACGCCCTCGAGCCGCAGGTGAGGGCTCGCGACGACGCGCGGCAACAGCGCGCGCGCCGCGTCCAGCTCGAGGCCGAACTTGGTCTCGTGCAGCCCCGTCGCGATGTAGGGGTGGGTGTCGGGATCGACGTCCGGGTTCACCCGCAGGGTCATGGGCGCCCGCACCCCGCGCTCGGCCGCGATGGCCTCGAGCGCGTCGATCTCGGGGGCGCTCTCCACGTGCACGGCGCGGATCCCGGCCTCGAGGGCCAGGGCGAGCTCGCGGTCCGTCTTGCCGACGCCGCTGAAGACGATCTTCGCCGGGTCCATGCCCGCCTGCAGGCAGCGCCGCAGCTCCCCGCCCGAGACGATGTCGGCGCCGCAGCCGCGCGCCGCGAGCCGTCGCAGGAGATGCAGGTTGCTGTTGGCCTTGATCGCGTACGCGACCAGACACGGCTGCGGCACGGCGGCGACGAGGCGGTCGTAGGCGTGGTCGATGCAAGACCCCGAGTAGACGAAGGTCGGCGTGCCGTGCGCGTCGGCCACGTCCCGGAGGGGGACGCCGTCGCAGGTCAGGGCGCCGTCTTCGTAGACCCAGTGGTTCGAGAAGGGGATCTCGGTGCGGGTGCCGCGCTCCATCACGCCTCCCCGAGCTGGACGTCGCGGCTGGCGAGCCGCGCCGCGAGCGCCTCGATCTGCTCGGCGACGCGCGCGCGCGCCGGACCTCCGTAGAGGGCGCGCCGCTCGATGGCGGTCTCCGGATCGAGGGCCGCGAAGAGGGTCTCGTCGAACGCCTCGTGCTCCTCCCGCAGCTCCTCGAGCGTCAGCTCGGGCAGCGTCTTCTTCGCGTCCACGCACCGCCTCACGAGGCGCCCCGTCACGTGGTGCGCCTCCCGGAAGGGGACCCCGCGCGCGGCCAGCCAGTCGGCGACCTCGGTCGCGTCCACGAAGCCGTGCTCGAGCGCGGCCCGCATGCGGACGGCGTCGAAGCGCGCCGTGTCGATCGATCCCGCGAGCACGTCGACGCAGTCGTTCACCGTGTCGAAGGCGTCGAAGACGGGCGGCTTGTCCTCCTGCATGTCGCGGTTGTACGCGAGCGGGAGCGCCTTCATCAGCATCAGCAGGTTGACGAGGTGCCCGACCACGCGCCCGGTCTTGCCGCGGGCGAGCTCCGCCATGTCGGGGTTCTTCTTCTGCGGCATGATCGACGAGCCGGTCGTGTAGGCGTCGCTCATCTCGACGAAGCCGAACTCCTGGCTGCTCCAGAGCACCAGCTCCTCGGCCACGCGCGACAGGTTCACCGCGCAGATGCTCAGGGCGGAGAGGACCTCGAGCAGGAAGTCCCGGCTGCCCACCGCGTCGAGCGAGTTGCGGGTGGGGCCGCGGAAGCCGAGCGCCTTCGCCGTCATCTCGCGGTCGAGCGGGAAGGTCGTACCTGCCAGCGCGGCCGAGCCGAGCGGGCTCTCGTTCAGTCGGCGCGCCGCGTCCTCGAGCCGGCCTCGATCGCGCTCGAGCATCTCCGCCCACGCCAGCACGTGATGGGACAGGCGCACCGGCTGGGCGCGCTGGAGGTGGGTGTAGCCGGGGAGCAGGTGATCCTGGAGCTCGGGCGCGCGCCGCGCGATCACCGCGAGGAAGCGGTCGATGCGGCGGCAGGTGTCGGCGCAGGCCTCGCGGGTCCAGAGCCGCATGTCCGTCGCGACCTGGTCGTTGCGGCTCCGGCCGGTGTGGAGGCGCCCGCCGGCCTCGCCGATCCGCTCGGTGAGGAGTGACTCCACGTTCATGTGGACGTCCTCCTTCTTGGGATCCCAGCGCATCTCGCCGCGCTCGATCTCGCCGCGGATCGCCTCGAGCCCGGCCGCGATCTTCTCCGCGTCGGCCTCGGTCACCACGCCGCGCGAGGCGAGCATGCGCACGTGCGCGATGGATCCGCGGATGTCCTGGTCGGCCAGCCGCTTGTCGACGTCGACCGACGCGCTGAAGCGCAGCGCCAGCGCATCGAGCTCGTCTTCGAATCGTCCGCCCCAGGCTTTGTCACTCATCGCGGCGGAAGCTTCCGCGTTTTGCCCAGCGCGTCAAACGCGGCCGTGGTTGACCGCGTGCCGGGACGACCGTATGCCCCGCAATCGTGCCGTCCGAGCCGACGACCCAGAGCGAGGGGCCGCCTCCCGTGGAGCCCTCCGTTCCCCTCGAGGCCACCGCCTCCGAGGCTGCTCCTTCCGAGACGGCTCCTCTGGAGGCGAGGCCGTCTCCGGAGCGGCCGCGGCTGCCCGAGGTCCCGTGTCCCGTCTGCGGGAAGCAGGTCGAGCCGCTGCGCGCCGGGGCGGTGATCTTGCTCGAGGACGGCTTCCGGTTCCTGTGCAGCGTGGACTGCCGCGGCCGCTACTTCGACGGGGAGCGCGACCACGACGCCTCGCGCGAGCAGCTGCGGACCACCACCGCGCGCCGCCGCGCGGCCAAGGCGCCGGTCCGTCGCAAGCCGATCCCGACCCCCTCTCCCGATCGCTCGGCCGCGTACGAGGCGCTCTCCGCGCCGCCGATCCCGCCCCCGTGGCTGGGGCTCGGGCTCTCCGCCCTCGCCGCCCTCTTCGCCGGGTTCGCGACGCACCCCGCGCTCGCGATCCTGAGCGCCGTCGCCGTCGCCGCGGCCGCGGGCGCCGCGCTGCTCCGCGGGTTCGGCGCGCGCCGCGAGGTCGGCTGGCTGGGCTGGGCGCTCCCGCCCACCGGCGCCGCGCTGGCCGCGGTGGCGGCGCTGGTCGCGGTCGAGGGCGACCCGCGTCTCCCGCTCGCCGGGGCGTCGGTCGCGGCCGCGGCGGTGGTGGTGCGCGCCTGGCTGGACGCGCGCGCGAACCAGCCCGTGACGCAGCTGGTCGGCGCGCTCCTCAGCAAGATGCCGAGCACGGTTCGCGTGCCGCTGAAGGCGGAGGACTGGGCGGTCGTCGTCGAGTCCGAAGAGGTGAACGCGAGCCGGGTTCGCACGGGCCAGGAGATCGTCGCGGGCGAGGGCGAGGTCCTCGCGGTGGACGGCGTGGTGCAGGCGGGCGAGGCCTTCGTGCTGCTCCACCCCGCGAGCCGCACGCCGGTGCGCCGGAGCGCGGGCCAGCCGCTGCTGGCCGGCGCCCGGGTGGTCGAGGGTGAGGTCCGTGTGCTCGCGACCCGCGTGGGAGACGACCGCGCGCTCGTCCGGCCGCGCACCTTCGGCGACGTCGGGTCGGGGAGGGCGGCGTCCCTCACCAAGCTGGCCGCGCGCGTGGGGCGCTGGGGCGGGCTGGCCGCGCTGCTCGGCGCGGTCGCGAGCCTCTTCGTGGCCGCGGGCCTCGAGGAGCAGCTCGCGGCGGCGGCGGCGGTCCTGCTCGCGGCGCCGCTCATCGCCATCCGGCGCGCGTCCGATTCCCCGTACGTCGCCGCGGCCGCGACGGCGGCCGAGCGGGGCATCGTCTTCGCCAGCGCGCGCACCCTGGACCGCGCGGGCCGCGCGAGCGTCGGCGCGCTCTGCACGCACGGCACCATCACCGAGGGCGAGCCCGAGGTCGTCGAGGTGCACACCTTTGGCGACGAGGACTGGAAGCCGCTGGTGGCGCTCGTGGCCGGCGCGGAGTCTGCGGCGGAGGGTCACCCCATCGCGTCGGCGGTCTTCCGTTTCTGCGGCAGTCGCGGCATCGAGCCGGCCTCGGTGCGGCGCGCCGACTTCAAGGCGGGCCGCGGCGTCACCGCCGTCGCGCCGAGCGGAGAGGCGCTGGTCGCGGGCAACCGCGCGCTGCTGCTCGAGGAGGGGGTGAGCGTCGCCGTCGCGGACGCGCACGCGACGCGCGCCGAGGAGCGCGGGCACACCGTGGTCTTCGTCGGGACGGGCGGACGCGTCCGCGCCGTGATGAGCTTGCGCGACGAGGACCGCATCGGCGCGCGCGCCGCCGTGCAGCGCCTGATCGACCTCGGCATCGAGGTCGTGCTGATCAGCGGCGACCACCGGGGCACCGTCGAGGCGCTCGCCAAGCCGCTCGACATCACCCACGTGAAGGCGGAGCTGCTGCCCGACGAGCAAGGCGCCGAGGTGCGACGCCTCCGGGAGACCGGCGGCGTGGTGGCGGTCGTGGGGCGCCCGACCGATCACGCGGCGCTCGAGGCCGCCGACGTGCCCGTGTTGCTCGGCGCGGCGGGCCTTCCCGAGAGCGACCGCTCGATCGCGCTCACGAGCGACGACGTGCGAGACGCGAGCGCGGCGCTCTGGCTCGCGGCCGCCGCCCGCCGCGCCGCGTGGCGGGGCACGCTCGCGGCGGCGCTCGGCGGAGGCTTCCTGGTCCTGCTCGCCGCGCTCGGCGTCGCGGGCCCCGCCTTCGCGGCCGTGCTCGCCCTCGGGGTCGACGCCTACGCGCTCCCCAGCGCGGCCCGGCTGCTGCGCCGCATCGAGCTGCGCCTCCCGGCCCGCGGCTGATCCGGGGCTGCTACTCGGTCACGTGCACGACGCTGCCCGCGCGGGGCTGCGTGACGCTGAGGCCGTGCCAGCCCGGCGGGAGCTCGGGCGCGCTCCACTGGAAGATCCAGCGCGCGTCGGCGGGCGCGAGGTTCACGCAGCCGTGGCTGCGCTCGCGGCCGAAGCGGTCGTGCCAGAACGCGGCGTGCAGGGCGTAGGAGCCCTCGAAGTACATCGTCCAGGGGACGTCCTCGATGGAGTAGGCCTCGTCGCCTGCGTTCGGGTCGTCCATCGTCGTCGAAACGTGCTTGGACTGGATGCGGAAGGTGCCCGTCGGCGTCTCGTAGCCGGCGCGGCCGGTCGAGACGAGGGTGGCGAAGACCGGGCGGTCGCCCTCGTAGGCGACGAGGGTCTGCGACGACAGATCCACGTGCAGCCAGTGGTCGTCCTCGCCCACGCCGGCCGGGCGGGCGAGGGCCTTGGCGACGCGGATCGCGTCCTCGCGCACGATGCGGCCGCGGTCGTCGACCCGGTAGCGGCGCTGGCGGCGCGTGATCACCTCGTCGGTGAGCGGCATCGGGGTCAGGCGCTCGATCGGCGCGGCGAGCGACAGCGCGCCGTCGGACGCGCCGCGGGCGAGGGACCGCACGCCTCCTCGGTAGACGAAGCCCAGCGGGAGCTGCCAGCGGCCTCCGAGCACCACGCCGCGCATCGTGGGCGGTGACGCCTCGATCATCGCGTCGGCCGGTACGTAGGCGCCGCGGATCGTCCGATAGAAGCGTCGGCCGTCGTGGGTCTCGAGCCGATCGATGCTCACGTAGAAGCCGCGGCGCATGCGCATGCGGAGGAAGGAGGGCTGCGCGTCTGCCTCGGGCGTGCCCGCGTCCGCCGGGCGGGGCTCCGCGACCCGCGGCTCCGCGGGGGCGCTCGCGGTCAGCTCCTCCGGCTCCGCGTTCAGCTCCGCCGCGTCGCCGTCGAGGCCAGGCGGCGCCTCGAGATCCGGCTCCGGCGTCGGCTCGTCCTCTGCGTCGGCCGAGGCGGCCTCGTCGCGTCGCCGCTGCCGCTCGATCCAGGCGCGCGCCGTCGCCTCCTCTTCGCGGCTCGGCACCCGCCAGTACTGCGGCACGTCGTCGCGGCCGACCCACGCGTAGGCGTAGGGAAGGGCCGCGTCAGCGATCGGCGCGACGGGGGACGACTCGAAGGTCTGCGCGCGCTCTCCGAGCGCGAAGCCGTTGCCGCGGCACACGAAGCCGCCGCCGGGCACGCGGCTCCAGCCGCGCTCGCAACCCGGCCCTCGGAGCCCGGGCTGGGCCCGGAACTGCGCGCCGCGCCGCATGTACCCGATCACCGGGCTGCGGCCGTCCGGGCGCGCGTGGACCTGGGCGAGGAAGTGATAGGCGACGCCGTGCCACGGGTACTCGCGCTCGAACGCGGCCCGCGCGGCCTCTTCACGCGCCTGCGCGAGCGCCTCCGGGTCCGGCGCCGGCGCGGGCGGCGGAGGCGGCGGCGTGGGGCGGGGCTCGGCGCGGGTCGGCTCGGGCGCCTCGACCCTCGGCGTCGGCGGCGCGGCCTCGAACGCGACGACGCGCGGCTCGGGCTCGAGCGCGATCGGGCTGACCTCCGGCTCCCGGCAACCGCCGAGGGAGAGGAGGAGAGTGAGACTGACGACTGTCTTGCGCCGCTTCGACATGACCCCGCTTCCCGATCGCACGGCCGGGCGCCGGGCGTCCAAAAAGCGACGAGTCAGCGGACGAAGACGCGGTCGTCGTCGGGGCGGATGTCCACGTGGAAGTGGTTGCGGTGACCCTCGTTGTAGTTGGGGGTCAGGACGGAGCTGAAGCGGCGGGAGGCGGCCAGGTCACACGCGATGTGCCAGAGCGCGGCCGCGCGCCAGTCGTCCGGCTCGGGCGCGTCGCAGGTGGTGTGGGCCGGCGTCTCCTCGTAGTGGTCGTTCACGACGAGCTGCCCGCGCGGGGTGTCGAAGGCGTAGAGGTCCAGGGCCATGCCCATGCGGTGGAAGCTCTGGCGCGGGCGCGTGCGGTGGGCGCTCAGCACGACGACGTGGTTCACCCGCTGGCGCCGGACGACGCGGCTCAGGAACGGCAACCGCGACGCCATCTCGCAGCTCACGACCACCGTCTCGTCGGGGCGGTAGGTCGAGAACCGCACCCCGTTGATCGCGCCGGTCAGCTCGACGGGGGTCGGGGTCGGCGTCTCGAGGTCCTCGGTGACGCGCCGGTAGGGCACCTCGTCCTCGTCGAGCGCGGCCAGGCAGTCGGCCTCGGGGCGGATCTTCCAGACCGCGCGCCGCGAGGTGTGCCACACGCCGCCGGGGATGATCGCGCGGTAGTTGTAGAAGGTCGGCACGAGCCGGGCGACGAGGCGCGCGATCGGCCCGTTGGGGTCGTCGCGCGGAGCGAGGAACCGCCTCGGCCGGCCGGGATCGCTCGGCACCTCGCCGGGCTCGAGCTGCGGCGCGGGCTCCTGCTCGAAGAGGGCGGGCGGGAGGATGAAGTCCGGCGGCGCGCCGACGCGGACCGCGAGGCGGCGCATCTCCTCCGCGGTGACGCCCTCGGGGAGATCGCCGGGCGCGGGGGCATCGACCGTCGCGGCCGCGCCCTCGGCCGGCTCGCTCGCCAGCTGCCAGAAGCGGTCGAAGTAGCCGGCGGCGAGCTGGCGGTTGCGGTTGGCGACGAGGCGCGGCCGGCTCCCCGTGGTGCGCCGATCGTAGACGACGTAGTCGGGCAGGAAGTCGGGCAGGTTCCGGGTGCGAGACACCGCGTCCGCCGTCACCCCCGTGTGCACCAGCACGTAGCGCGCGGGGGCCTCCGGGTTCGGGTAGATGAAGCGCGCGCCCACGTCGCGACCCTGGAAGCGCTCTCCGCTCGCGAGCACCACCGCGCCGTCCTCGACGCGGATCGGCAGCGACTCCGCCATCCGGTCGAGCACCGCGTTCTCCCCGGGCGCGCCGTAGAGCGCGAGGTGCGCCTCCTTCATCAGCCGAGGGGTGACCTCGGTGTCCGCGACCACGCGCTGGTTCAGGTACCAGACCCCGAGCGGCCAGCCGTTGGCGCCTCGCTCCGCCGTCCGGCGCAGCTCCGCCGTGCTCGACGGGTCCTGCGTGCCGTACACGTGCACGATCTCGTCGTGGTAGGCGTCGGTGATGGGACCGCTGAGGCCGGGGACCTTCTCCAGCCGGCCTGCCTCCAGCGCGTCTGCGCGGGGCAGGAACCCGAGCGCCCAGCCGCCGTCGGCGTCCCGCGCCGCGTGCACGACGTGCCCGAGGTGCGCGCGCGGGCCCGCGTAGACCTCCGTGTCGTCGAGCACGATGCGGGTCTCGCCGGACGCCCCGATCGGCGCGTCCCGGAGGTCCAGCGCGAGCTCGAGCACGCCCTCGGTCTCGGCCGTGATGGCGCCGTCGCGGGCCGTCGCGCGCACCCGCGCCATCCGCGGATAGCGCTCGATGCGGGTCACCGTCACCCAGTGCTGGCGGTTCGCGCGATAGTCGCCCGTGACGACCCGGACCTCCGCCGGTCGCGGATCGCGCACCAGCTCCGCGAGCTCCGGGTACACGCGGCCGTGCCGGTGCACGAGGTAGAGCAGATCGTGCCCGTGCTCGTACCAGCGCACGTTCGGCTCGATCTCGAGCCCTCGCATGTGCCGCTCCATCTCGCGCACGAACGCCGGCCGCATCGGGCCCGGGTCCTGGGTGCCGTGGTAGAAACGGAAATCCGTGTTGACGGAGTTCTCCGCGAGGTGCATCGCGCTGTAGCGGCGCAGCGCCGTCGTCTCGACGTCCGTCGGCCGGCCGCCCGTGTACTGGAGCCAGCTCGGCGCCCCGGCCATCGCCTGGACGTGGCTGAAGCGCCACGCGTGGCGCATCCCGATGGAGTACGCGCCCATGCCGCCGTTGCTCAGCCCCCCGAGCACGACGCGCTGGGGGTCGACGTTGTAGTGGCGCTGGACGTCGTCGATGACCTCGAGCACGTCCTGCTCGCCCATCCAGCGCCAGATGAGCTGCCCGACTCCGTCCGGCGCCACGACGATCCAGTCCGGGGACCAGCGCGGGGTGAAGTCGTTCCAGAGGAACTGGTTGTAGCGCTCCCAGTCCATGTTGTTCCCGAGCACCACGCCGAGGAACAGGTTCCCGTTCGACGAGCCGCCGTGCAGCATGACGATGAGCGGGTAGGCCCGGCTCGGGTCGTAGTCGGGCGGGACGTAGACGGCGTAGCCCTGCGGCCGGGGGCTGAAGCTCGCGTCGTAGCCGCGGTTGACGATCTCCCCTCGCGCGGCGGGGTAGGGGTCGCGCCCCGCGGCGGCCTCCCCGAGGTAGCGCTGGGCGCGCGCGCGCCACGCGACGCTCTGCTCCGGGAACCGGCTCTCGATGCGGTCGGAGACCTGCAACAGGTAGCGGATGGAGGTCAGTGCGCCCGGGGGGACACCGTCGGGCCGGTCCGCCTGGAGCTGATCGAGCCGCGCGCGCAGCGCGTCGCTGGACTGCGTGGCTCCGGGCCCGGACTGGGCCGCGGACAGGGTCGGGGCGAGCGCGAGGAGGGTCAGCGAGAGCGTGAGTCGGCGAAGCATCGTCGTTGCGGCCAATTCTGATGCATTGCGGCGACTTTCGCCCGTTTTCGTTCATCGCATTGTGCTCTCGTCGCGCGCTGCTATCTCTAGCCGCGCGGCGCCAGGGGGGCGCCGCGGAAGAGCGGAGAGGCGAGCGAGGATGGCTAGACCGGGGCTGCTTCGACCCCACACCTCCGAGTTGACGCTCCTGCAGCGGCTGTTCGACGCGGGGTGGATCGCGCTGACCCACACGCTGGCGTACTACTTCCACCCGGACGCGCACTGGTTCACGGATCAGA
This DNA window, taken from Sandaracinaceae bacterium, encodes the following:
- a CDS encoding L,D-transpeptidase family protein gives rise to the protein MSKRRKTVVSLTLLLSLGGCREPEVSPIALEPEPRVVAFEAAPPTPRVEAPEPTRAEPRPTPPPPPPAPAPDPEALAQAREEAARAAFEREYPWHGVAYHFLAQVHARPDGRSPVIGYMRRGAQFRAQPGLRGPGCERGWSRVPGGGFVCRGNGFALGERAQTFESSPVAPIADAALPYAYAWVGRDDVPQYWRVPSREEEATARAWIERQRRRDEAASADAEDEPTPEPDLEAPPGLDGDAAELNAEPEELTASAPAEPRVAEPRPADAGTPEADAQPSFLRMRMRRGFYVSIDRLETHDGRRFYRTIRGAYVPADAMIEASPPTMRGVVLGGRWQLPLGFVYRGGVRSLARGASDGALSLAAPIERLTPMPLTDEVITRRQRRYRVDDRGRIVREDAIRVAKALARPAGVGEDDHWLHVDLSSQTLVAYEGDRPVFATLVSTGRAGYETPTGTFRIQSKHVSTTMDDPNAGDEAYSIEDVPWTMYFEGSYALHAAFWHDRFGRERSHGCVNLAPADARWIFQWSAPELPPGWHGLSVTQPRAGSVVHVTE
- a CDS encoding extensin family protein, which gives rise to MLRRLTLSLTLLALAPTLSAAQSGPGATQSSDALRARLDQLQADRPDGVPPGALTSIRYLLQVSDRIESRFPEQSVAWRARAQRYLGEAAAGRDPYPAARGEIVNRGYDASFSPRPQGYAVYVPPDYDPSRAYPLIVMLHGGSSNGNLFLGVVLGNNMDWERYNQFLWNDFTPRWSPDWIVVAPDGVGQLIWRWMGEQDVLEVIDDVQRHYNVDPQRVVLGGLSNGGMGAYSIGMRHAWRFSHVQAMAGAPSWLQYTGGRPTDVETTALRRYSAMHLAENSVNTDFRFYHGTQDPGPMRPAFVREMERHMRGLEIEPNVRWYEHGHDLLYLVHRHGRVYPELAELVRDPRPAEVRVVTGDYRANRQHWVTVTRIERYPRMARVRATARDGAITAETEGVLELALDLRDAPIGASGETRIVLDDTEVYAGPRAHLGHVVHAARDADGGWALGFLPRADALEAGRLEKVPGLSGPITDAYHDEIVHVYGTQDPSSTAELRRTAERGANGWPLGVWYLNQRVVADTEVTPRLMKEAHLALYGAPGENAVLDRMAESLPIRVEDGAVVLASGERFQGRDVGARFIYPNPEAPARYVLVHTGVTADAVSRTRNLPDFLPDYVVYDRRTTGSRPRLVANRNRQLAAGYFDRFWQLASEPAEGAAATVDAPAPGDLPEGVTAEEMRRLAVRVGAPPDFILPPALFEQEPAPQLEPGEVPSDPGRPRRFLAPRDDPNGPIARLVARLVPTFYNYRAIIPGGVWHTSRRAVWKIRPEADCLAALDEDEVPYRRVTEDLETPTPTPVELTGAINGVRFSTYRPDETVVVSCEMASRLPFLSRVVRRQRVNHVVVLSAHRTRPRQSFHRMGMALDLYAFDTPRGQLVVNDHYEETPAHTTCDAPEPDDWRAAALWHIACDLAASRRFSSVLTPNYNEGHRNHFHVDIRPDDDRVFVR
- a CDS encoding HAD family hydrolase — protein: MPSEPTTQSEGPPPVEPSVPLEATASEAAPSETAPLEARPSPERPRLPEVPCPVCGKQVEPLRAGAVILLEDGFRFLCSVDCRGRYFDGERDHDASREQLRTTTARRRAAKAPVRRKPIPTPSPDRSAAYEALSAPPIPPPWLGLGLSALAALFAGFATHPALAILSAVAVAAAAGAALLRGFGARREVGWLGWALPPTGAALAAVAALVAVEGDPRLPLAGASVAAAAVVVRAWLDARANQPVTQLVGALLSKMPSTVRVPLKAEDWAVVVESEEVNASRVRTGQEIVAGEGEVLAVDGVVQAGEAFVLLHPASRTPVRRSAGQPLLAGARVVEGEVRVLATRVGDDRALVRPRTFGDVGSGRAASLTKLAARVGRWGGLAALLGAVASLFVAAGLEEQLAAAAAVLLAAPLIAIRRASDSPYVAAAATAAERGIVFASARTLDRAGRASVGALCTHGTITEGEPEVVEVHTFGDEDWKPLVALVAGAESAAEGHPIASAVFRFCGSRGIEPASVRRADFKAGRGVTAVAPSGEALVAGNRALLLEEGVSVAVADAHATRAEERGHTVVFVGTGGRVRAVMSLRDEDRIGARAAVQRLIDLGIEVVLISGDHRGTVEALAKPLDITHVKAELLPDEQGAEVRRLRETGGVVAVVGRPTDHAALEAADVPVLLGAAGLPESDRSIALTSDDVRDASAALWLAAAARRAAWRGTLAAALGGGFLVLLAALGVAGPAFAAVLALGVDAYALPSAARLLRRIELRLPARG
- the lysA gene encoding diaminopimelate decarboxylase, with the protein product MERGTRTEIPFSNHWVYEDGALTCDGVPLRDVADAHGTPTFVYSGSCIDHAYDRLVAAVPQPCLVAYAIKANSNLHLLRRLAARGCGADIVSGGELRRCLQAGMDPAKIVFSGVGKTDRELALALEAGIRAVHVESAPEIDALEAIAAERGVRAPMTLRVNPDVDPDTHPYIATGLHETKFGLELDAARALLPRVVASPHLRLEGVACHIGSQLGGPDPMRDATEILARFAVECVEAGAELRCIDAGGGWPIRYGDEDAEHAPWPNFGAAIAEGLEAGGAAKLGLELIVEPGRALVGDAGGLLTRVIFVKEQADKRFVIVDGAMTELIRPALYDAYHAIMHVREPGDAAHRPADVVGPVCETGDFFAIDRAVPHLERGDLVLLRGAGAYGMSMASNYNSRPKAAEILVDGGEARVIRRRQTVEDLWRDEL
- the argH gene encoding argininosuccinate lyase; the protein is MSDKAWGGRFEDELDALALRFSASVDVDKRLADQDIRGSIAHVRMLASRGVVTEADAEKIAAGLEAIRGEIERGEMRWDPKKEDVHMNVESLLTERIGEAGGRLHTGRSRNDQVATDMRLWTREACADTCRRIDRFLAVIARRAPELQDHLLPGYTHLQRAQPVRLSHHVLAWAEMLERDRGRLEDAARRLNESPLGSAALAGTTFPLDREMTAKALGFRGPTRNSLDAVGSRDFLLEVLSALSICAVNLSRVAEELVLWSSQEFGFVEMSDAYTTGSSIMPQKKNPDMAELARGKTGRVVGHLVNLLMLMKALPLAYNRDMQEDKPPVFDAFDTVNDCVDVLAGSIDTARFDAVRMRAALEHGFVDATEVADWLAARGVPFREAHHVTGRLVRRCVDAKKTLPELTLEELREEHEAFDETLFAALDPETAIERRALYGGPARARVAEQIEALAARLASRDVQLGEA